One genomic region from Chthoniobacterales bacterium encodes:
- a CDS encoding 1-deoxy-D-xylulose-5-phosphate reductoisomerase: MRRKRVVVLGATGSIGESALKVAHDIPDRMEIVGLAANSNAKKLAAQANAVRPKAVCLVDESKLPELRGALEYEPRIFSGAKGLIEIACLAEAEMVLVAVVGTGGLQPALAAIEAGKDLAVASKEILVMAGEIVMREAGEKGVQILPVDSEHNAIFQCLDSQKKRSTLNVQRPTSNEETDVRRLILTASGGPFRQTPASEFESITVEQALKHPTWNMGPKITIDSATLFNKGLEMIEAHWLFGVEMKRVEVVVHPQSIVHSMVEFSDGSVLAQLSHSDMCFPIQYAVTWPERVPNSLPPLDFGKLRQLEFATPRYDDFPALNLARRAGDEGGTLPAVLNAANEVAVSAFLERKISFPRIWHTVGSVMDRHRNVAHPDLDAILRADQWAREEAAKLAAE; this comes from the coding sequence ATGAGAAGGAAACGGGTTGTCGTCCTTGGGGCGACCGGGTCGATCGGGGAAAGCGCCCTTAAGGTGGCGCACGACATTCCAGACCGAATGGAAATCGTCGGCCTGGCCGCTAATAGCAACGCGAAGAAGCTGGCGGCGCAGGCAAACGCGGTTCGACCGAAGGCGGTTTGCCTCGTCGATGAGTCAAAGCTGCCGGAGTTGCGCGGTGCGCTCGAATACGAACCGCGGATATTTTCGGGGGCGAAAGGGTTGATCGAAATCGCGTGTCTCGCTGAGGCGGAGATGGTGCTCGTCGCAGTGGTGGGGACGGGTGGGTTGCAGCCGGCCCTCGCGGCGATCGAAGCCGGCAAGGATCTGGCGGTGGCGAGCAAAGAGATTTTGGTAATGGCCGGCGAGATCGTCATGCGGGAGGCAGGAGAGAAAGGCGTGCAAATCTTACCAGTGGATAGCGAACATAACGCGATCTTTCAGTGCCTCGATTCTCAAAAGAAACGCTCAACGCTCAACGTCCAACGTCCAACGTCCAACGAAGAGACCGATGTTCGACGTCTCATTTTGACGGCGTCGGGCGGGCCGTTTCGACAAACGCCGGCAAGTGAATTTGAATCGATCACGGTCGAGCAGGCCCTTAAACATCCGACGTGGAATATGGGGCCGAAGATCACGATCGATTCGGCGACGCTCTTCAATAAGGGGCTGGAGATGATTGAGGCGCACTGGCTTTTCGGGGTGGAGATGAAGCGGGTCGAAGTGGTGGTCCATCCGCAGAGCATTGTGCATTCAATGGTGGAGTTCAGTGATGGCTCGGTCCTCGCGCAGCTGAGTCATTCGGACATGTGCTTCCCAATCCAATACGCGGTCACCTGGCCGGAGCGGGTGCCGAATTCATTGCCCCCGCTCGATTTCGGTAAACTGCGCCAATTGGAGTTCGCCACCCCGCGCTACGATGATTTTCCGGCGTTGAATCTCGCCCGTCGCGCGGGAGATGAGGGCGGCACGCTGCCGGCGGTGTTGAACGCGGCGAACGAAGTGGCGGTTTCAGCTTTTCTGGAGCGAAAAATTTCGTTTCCGCGCATTTGGCATACGGTCGGCTCTGTCATGGATCGGCACAGGAACGTTGCGCACCCCGATCTCGATGCCATATTGCGCGCCGATCAATGGGCCAGGGAAGAAGCGGCCAAGCTCGCCGCGGAATAA